One part of the Eucalyptus grandis isolate ANBG69807.140 chromosome 10, ASM1654582v1, whole genome shotgun sequence genome encodes these proteins:
- the LOC104421497 gene encoding ABC transporter G family member 15 has product MYLVWDDLSVTLPNSGNGHARKLLNGLTGHAEPGRMMAIMGPSGSGKSTLLDSLAGRLSGNLVMTGNVILNGKKRKLNYGGLAYVTQHDVLLGTLTVRETIRYSADLRLPSTMTKDEISGIIESTIEEMGLQDCADRLIGNWHLRGISGGERKRLSIALEILTRPHLLFLDEPTSGLDSASAFFVVQTLRNIAHDGRTILFAIHQPSSEVFALFDDLYLLSGGETVYLGGAKLAVEFFGEAGFPCPNTRNPSDHFLRCINSDFDTVATFMESCRKHETHNVLDPATILTTAEIKALLIQTYRGSEYASKTRARIQEISHIEGLTDRRSEGSPAKWWKQLSTLTRRSFKNMLRDLGYYWIRIVVYMALSICVGTIFFDIGTSYTSIWARGSCGAFVAGYMTFMSIGGFPSFLEEMKVFYHERLNRHYGIAVYILANFLSSFPFVVLMSFATGTIIYYMVKFRSEFSLCLYVCLDLFSSVAIVESCMMIIASLVPNFLMGIILGAGYMAIVMMTSGYFRSLPDLPRAFWRYPLSYINYGAWALQGAYKNDLIGLEFDSPVPDGPKLKGELVLTNILGIKHNYSKWWDLAALLTILICYRLLFFAILKFKERASPIVRSLHAKRTLRQLGKRPSFQKIPSVPSKRHQRLHSLSSQEGLDSPIH; this is encoded by the exons ATGTACTTGGTATGGGATGATCTTTCAGTGACATTGCCGAATTCTGGCAATGGACATGCGAGAAAGTTACTTAATGGCCTCACTGGGCATGCTGAGCCAGGCAGAATGATGGCCATTATGGGTCCATCTGGATCAGGGAAATCAACTCTTCTCGATTCACTTGCAG GAAGACTATCAGGAAACCTCGTCATGACCGGGAATGTTATCCTTAatgggaagaagaggaaattaaaCTATGGTGGTCTT GCTTACGTAACTCAACACGATGTGTTGCTGGGAACTCTCACGGTCAGAGAAACAATAAGGTACTCCGCAGACTTGAGGCTTCCATCTACAATGACTAAAGATGAAATAAGTGGCATCATCGAGAGCACCATTGAGgaaatgggtcttcaagattGTGCTGATCGGCTAATAGGAAATTGGCACTTGCGAGGTATaagtggaggagagagaaagaggctcAGCATTGCACTAGAAATACTGACAAGACCACACTTATTGTTTCTTGACGAACCCACCAGTGGCTTGGATAGTGCTTCAGCTTTCTTTGTAGTTCAGACACTAAGAAACATCGCTCATGATGGCAGAACAATTCTCTTTGCAATCCACCAACCCAGTAGTGaagtttttgcattatttgatgATCTGTATCTTCTTTCTGGTGGTGAAACAGTCTATCTTGGAGGAGCAAAGCTGGCGGTAGAG TTTTTTGGTGAAGCAGGGTTTCCCTGTCCAAATACCAGAAATCCTTCTGATCACTTCCTTCGTTGTATCAATTCTGACTTTGACACTGTTGCAACTTTCATGGAATCCTGCAGAAAACAT GAAACCCATAATGTGTTGGATCCAGCTACAATATTGACGACAGCAGAAATTAAAGCATTGCTCATACAGACATACAGGGGGTCGGAGTATGCATCAAAAACAAGAGCTAGGATTCAGGAGATCTCACACATT GAAGGGCTTACAGATAGAAGAAGTGAAGGAAGCCCAGCAAAATGGTGGAAGCAGCTTTCCACATTGACAAGGAGATCCTTTAAGAACATGCTAAGAGATCTCGGGTATTACTGGATAAGGATAGTGGTCTATATGGCACTTTCAATTTGTGTTGGTACCATTTTCTTTGACATTGGAACAAGCTACACATCAATCTGGGCAAGGGGATCGTGTGGTGCATTTGTTGCAGGGTATATGACATTCATGTCAATTGGAGGCTTCCCATCATTTCTTGAGGAGATGAAG GTGTTCTACCATGAAAGACTCAATCGGCATTATGGCATAGCTGTCTACATTCTAGCAAACTTCCTCTCATCATTCCCGTTTGTCGTATTAATGTCATTCGCTACTGGGACTATTATATACTACATGGTGAAATTTCGGTCGGAATTCTCCCTTTGTTTGTATGTCTGCCTTGATCTTTTCAGCTCTGTTGCTATTGTAGAGAGCTGCATGATGATTATAGCTTCACTTGTTCCCAACTTTTTGATGGGAATCATTTTAGGAGCAGGATATATG GCAATTGTGATGATGACATCAGGGTACTTCCGATCGCTTCCTGACCTTCCTAGGGCATTCTGGCGTTATCCATTGTCATACATCAACTATGGGGCATGGGCATTGCAG GGAGCATACAAGAATGACTTGATTGGACTTGAGTTTGATTCACCAGTCCCTGATGGGCCAAAACTGAAAGGCGAACTTGTGCTCACAAATATACTTGGCATCAAACACAATTACtcaaaatggtgggatttagcCGCACTTCTAACCATTCTAATATGTTATAGACTTCTCTTTTTCGCCATTCTTAAGTTCAAAGAGAGAGCTTCTCCAATTGTACGGTCACTTCATGCCAAGAGAACTCTACGACAACTCGGCAAGAGGCCTTCATTCCAGAAGATTCCGTCGGTTCCTTCCAAGAGGCACCAGAGGCTTCATTCTCTGTCTTCTCAAGAGGGTCTTGACTCACCAATCCATTGA
- the LOC104421501 gene encoding protein TRAUCO — MHSLTASPKDTYREENAEEEEEEEEDDDDDDGESMNASLATTATDGQPLDSADQTSEPEPPAEAASEEPSSEEPPSDDTVKSRKRTRADENYGNGEEEEVVSPRKPNHLPSLASRAPDQQQPERDLSGDDEQSAMREAGVCNGEANGFLNGGLKTAARTGSSAGSGKKSKKKNSNVWVTKTTRKGKKKNKSGGNNNHNVPAEDTVLIAPVPRFPDRNDDAPDMKICLSKVYKAEKVELSEDRLSAGSSKGYRMVRATRGVVEGAWYFEIKVERLGETGHTRLGWSTEKGDLQAPVGYDGNSFGYRDIDGSKVHKASREKYGEEGYKEGDVIGFYINLPDGGLYAPKSPQLVWYKGQRYVCMADPKEDPPKVVPGSEISFFRNGVCQGVAFEDLYGGRYYPAASMYTLPNEPNCVVRFNFGPKFECFPSDFGGRPIPKPLIEIPYQGYDSHMDNGGSTEQKH, encoded by the exons ATGCATTCCCTCACGGCCTCTCCGAAAGACACCTACCGGGAGGAGAacgcagaagaagaagaagaagaagaggaagatgatgacgacgacgacggcgaatCGATGAACGCTTCTCTCGCCACCACCGCGACCGACGGGCAGCCGCTGGACTCCGCGGATCAAACGTCCGAGCCCGAGCCCCCCGCCGAGGCCGCGTCGGAGGAGCCGTCCTCGGAGGAGCCCCCTTCCGACGACACCGTCAAATCTCGGAAGCGAACGAGGGCGGACGAGAACTACGGGAacggagaagaggaggaagtgGTGTCTCCCAGGAAGCCGAATCACTTGCCGTCGCTCGCGTCTCGGGCGCCGGATCAGCAGCAACCCGAGCGCGACCTGTCGGGGGACGATGAGCAATCGGCAATGCGCGAGGCAGGCGTTTGTAACGGCGAGGCCAACGGCTTTCTCAATGGCGGCTTGAAAACTGCGGCCCGGACTGGTTCGAGCGCCGGCAGTGGGAAgaaatcgaagaagaagaacagcaATGTGTGGGTGACCAAAACCACGcggaaagggaagaagaagaataagagcgGCGGCAATAATAACCACAATGTGCCTGCTGAGGATACCGTGCTGATAGCTCCTGTCCCTAGGTTTCCGGACAGAAACGACGATGCGCCGGACATGAAAATATGCTTGTCGAAGGTTTATAAGGCTGAGAAAGTAGAATTAAGCGAGGATAGATTGAGTGCGGGCAGTTCCAAGGGGTATAGAATGGTGAGAGCCACAAGAGGAGTGGTGGAAGGAGCTTGGTACTTCGAGATAAAGGTGGAGAGATTGGGGGAGACAGGGCATACCAGGTTAGGATGGTCCACGGAGAAGGGGGACTTGCAGGCTCCAGTTGGGTATGATGGGAACAGTTTTGGGTATAGAGATATTGACGGGAGTAAGGTGCATAAGGCATCGAGAGAGAAATATGGGGAGGAAGGGTATAAAGAAGGTGATGTCATTGGATTTTACATAAATTTGCCTGACGGGGGATTATATGCGCCAAAGTCGCCACAATTGGTTTGGTACAAGGGTCAGAGGTATGTTTGCATGGCCGATCCAAAGGAAGATCCCCCGAAGGTTGTACCCG GGAGTGAGATttcttttttcagaaatggAGTTTGTCAAGGGGTTGCTTTTGAAGATCTGTATGGAGGTCGGTACTACCCAGCTGCTTCAATGTATACTCTTCCAAATGAACCAAACTGTGTCGTCAGGTTCAACTTTGGTCCCAAGTTTGAATGCTTTCCGAGTGACTTTGGAGGACGTCCAATCCCAAAGCCTTTGATCGAAATCCCTTATCAGGGGTATGACAGCCACATGGATAATGGTGGCTCCACTGAGCAAAAGCACTGA